GTAAAAGAAACCCCTAATACAGGAGATCAAGGGGTTGACTTAATTGCTTCAATAAATGATTTAAGAATATGTATTCAATGCAAAGATCATGAAAAAGCTATTGGAAATAAAGCAGTTCAGGAAATTTCAGCTGGTAAATTATTTTGGAAAGGTACACATGCAATAATAGTCTCAAAATCAGGCTTTACAAAATCAGCTCATCAACTAGCAAAATCAAATAAAGTGGAACTAATCAATGAATATCAATTAAAAGATTTAGAAAAGTTTATTGTTTAAATACTTTATATCAATTGTGTTAAACCCTCTTTGTAAAGTAAAAGTGTTGTAAAAATTCCTGAGGCCCACATTAAACCTCTAGCTGTTGGAATATTAAATACATATGCACCAATATATAAAAAACGAAAAATAGGATGAATCAATGCTGCAATTATTGCAATATTAGAGTCAGTTAAAGTAATCAAACAAAGAAGACATGCGGGTGCATGTAGGGAAATACTTTCCCAACAATTTTGATGACACCAAACTGCTCTTTTTCCAAATGAAGGTAATTCATCGAATAAAGCCCTTGGAGCAGACATATTTTCTACAGAATATCCTGCTTTAACTCTCCCTATAGTTAATGGAATAATTGATAATAAAACAATTCCAACTGATAGACAAAGGCTCCAGGCAAAAGCTACTTGCATATAATTTAAATAATAATATTAGCTTAATAATTGAAGCTCGTTATCGTGATAAATGAAAAATCATTACCATAGATTAAACTTTGCAAAAAATGTTGTAATTTATATTAAAAAAATCATTTATGGATATTTCAAAGGTAGTTTTAACTTTTGTCATAAGTTTACTAATATATTTTGCTTTTCTGTTTTTAGGATTTTTTCTTAAGGATAAAAATTTAAAGGCTCAGAATCTAAAAAAAGAAGAATAGATAATTAATTCCACAAAAATTTATTATTTTCACAATATTTTTATATCTTTTTGGATATATTTCATGGAAATAAAATTTGATCCAAATAATAATGAGGGATATTGAAATTCAATAAGAAAGTTGCCGGTATATGAAAAAATTTTATAAGTTTCTGAAAAGTTTTCTATTTATATCACTTTGGCTTATTTTATCCTCATTTTTAACCCAATATTGGAATACCTTTCATTGGGAATATCTTTACTTAAACTTCAGAATTATATTTGATAAAGAATTTTGGTTTATTGTAGAAAAAATTCTTTTAGGATTTGATATTGGTTACTGGTTAGAAGAAGCACTGAAATTCTTAAGTTATGAAATACCTAAAGAATCTTTTAAATATTTTCCAATTTATTTCGTATTAAAGTCTATTTGGATAAAGAATTAATTTATATTTTTAATAGATTTTAATAAATTCTTTAAAATTGTTGAATAAAGTCGAAGAATTTATTTTTCTTAAAACAAATAAAGTTCCTTTATCACCTCTGCAAATTCTAAGATTACTACTTAAAAAAGTTATCTCTAACCACCCTAATTGTTCATTATTTATTTCTTTCATAGCCTTTATATTTTTTCTTCCGAACTTAGGACCTATAACGCCAGCATGTGTAAATTTGACCCCAATTTTTTTTTCATTTATGTAATTAAGTCTTATTAAAATACCAGTACCAATAATTGATTTTATTCCTCTAGGTTTAAGTAAATTAAGACCAGTTAAATTAAAGGGATCAAGAATTTGAAGATTATCAATAAAAGGAGAATATTTTAAAAAGGGACTATTAGAACTACTCCACATAAGCTCCCAAACACCCTGTAAATCATTTCTATCTTTGCTAAAGGAAAAATTATGATCAATTTCAAGTTGTTCGGCAATAGTCTGTATTCTCTCTGAATTTGGAGATTTAAGAAGTAAATTTAATAAATCATTCTCGCTTTCCATTTAATAAACGCTGGAGTACATAGCTAAGGATAAATACTTACTTCCATGTGCTATATTCTAACAAGAATGTGTTGATTTGATGACAAAGAGCTATTGGCTTAAGAAAATTTCAATTCCAAATGCTGATTTATTTCTGGAATATATAAGGACAGTATTGCCTTGGATTAAATCTGTGGGAGGAGTAATAGTAAAAAGAGATTTAATACAAGAATCAACCTCAAATGAATGGGATGGAGGGCAGCTTGGATTAGTAATTGAATTCGAATCAAAATTTGCTGCTAAAAAAGCATTTTATTCTGAAGTATTTCAAAAATATCTGAAGTCAAGAGATTTAATGGAACTAGTGACTATAAGTACTCTTTAAAAAAATCAACCAATAGCGATCTCATACTAACAATTTATAAGTATTTATTACTATTAAATTATTTTTGTAATATTTATAACTTCACTAGCTTTAGCATATTTTGCAAAATTTAATTGTAAAAGTAATCCGTTAATCAAATGAACTATTCAACAGAAAAGGACGATTATTTGATGACAACTCCATATACAAAAAAAATTCAGCAAAAATTTGAAAAGGTTAAATCTTTTTTAGAGCAAAATGGATTTAATCCTTCATCAGAGAGCTTAATGCAAGATATAGTTAGCTCAGAAGAATATATTGCTAAAAATGGCTTATAAAATATCAGAATATATTCAGAGTCCTTAAATAATAAAAACCGCCTATCAGAAAAGGTAATAATATTCCAATAAATAAAAATATGGATTTCTTTGATTCGCCTTCTGATATGGGGTTAATTTCTGGTTCAATTGCAAAACCATTTTGTCTACCACCGCTTTCGGTTGTATAACCTTTTTTATTCATAAGAAAAATAATATAAGCAGATTATCTCATGCAAAAACTTATTTAAAAAAAATTTTTTACATTTAGAATTAAACTAATTTTATGATCTAATAATTGATTTCAATCTGAGATTTCAATTTGGCAGCTTTTTTTAAAAGACCTACAACTTCCTTACGGCCAGTAGCAAACTCAGCCTGGTTTAGTAAATCGCTATATTTTTTTGTAATTTCTCTATGGTTCATTTTGAATATTATCTTTTAAAATTATAAAGTTACTAAAAAAAGTTTTTGTATAAAAGATATCAAAAAAGAGATTAAGTACCTTTACCTATTTAAACCAACCATTTTTCTTTAGTTTAACCTCTTCTTTAATAACTTCTTTTTTTCTCCCAAATAATCCCTTTTTTTGGACTGTTAAATTCTCTTCAACAGGTTTAGATTTTCTGTTAAATAAGCCTTTTTTAGGTTCTTTTTTAATTGATTCTTTTTTGTCGGAAATCTTTGTTTTTTTAGGATTTGATTTTGAATTTTTGGGTTTGCTTTCTGCAAATAAAGTTTGATATACAAAAAAACCAAAAACAGCAAAGAAGCCTAATGCCTGTACTAGAGCAGTTCCAAGATTATCAAACATTTAGGCCTCAACTTTGTATAGTGATTCTTTTTCTTTAGCTCTTATACATTTTTTATCATCAGACAAGCATTCAATTTCTGCCTTCTTCTCAGTATGAGAACTGCAGCCACCCGCATTTGCATTAGATATTGAAAACAACGTTAGTACCCCTAAAATTAAGGCACATGAGGTGTTAGTCGGTTTCATGAGTTTTATTTTTATTATGGAAAAATAATTTCGCAATTGCGAAGATAATCTTCTCTTCTGCTAAAAGTATCCCTTTTTTATATATTTATTTGTAGTAATTAACTAAATCGATAATTAATATTGCTAGTAATGAAAAACCTAAAATGAAAGGTAAATAAGGATATTTATTTAGAATTTTGTTTAGTTTATTTTTCGATGTTTGTTTTTCCTTTTTCTTTTCTCTAGGTGGTAAGCCTAACTCTTCCCTTCTCTTAGCTTCTCCCATAATTTTTAAACTATTTATGACTATTCTATATACCTAGTAGTAATGGTGTATTGTTCTAGATTTAAATTATGAACGGTTAATTTAATTTAAATTTTGGATATATTAAAGATATATAAAAAAAATTACATGATAGAAGTAGTTTGGTCAGTAAATATAATGATTGCAATTCTGATTATTGGTGTTGCCTGGGTTCTTTATTACATATTTACTTATGATCAAAAATTTACTTCCTAGATAAATGTCAGATAAAGATCTAAGTAATTTTCTAAAAAAAATAGAGCAACTTAATCAAATTGCTGAGCAAATAAAAAATAATCCTAGTAAAAAGTTTTCCCTTTCAAAATGCAAGAATCATGATGAAGTAATTAAATTAACCACTGAATGGGGTTTTGATATTGGTAAAAGGTGGGGAGAATATTAATTGATTTTATTACCAGCATTATTAAAATTGCCATCAACATCAAATTAAATTCCTAAGATTAATTAGTATTTCTTGTTTTGGAGTTATGAAAGAAATTGGAGAGATAAAGTCAAATATATATAAAATAGCTGCTGTTACAGATAGAGGGCAAAGATTAAATAAATTAATTTCTCCTATGTATGAGGAAAAAGCTAATGAAATGGATGAATTGATTGATGCTCTTAAAGAATTTAGTTTTGAAATATCAGAAAAATTATTGTCTGGAGAGTGGGAATTGATTTTTTCTAATGTTGAATTATTTCGAAGTTCCCCTTTCTTCCTTGCTATTGAAAATGCATTAAATGATGAATTTAAAAGTAATCTTTTTTTTAAATTACATCAATTGCAAGTAGGATCCTTTGGCATATCTACTATTGGGAGAATTGCTCAAAAGATTGATTTTGAAAAAAAAGAATTTATATCAACTTTTGACACTACAATATTTGGGCTTACAACTATTCCTATCTTAGGTTGGTTCAAACTATTGCCTACTTTTGGTGGAAGAGTAATAACCCTAGCAAGTGATTTAGTTTTAAGAAATAATTTACTTGATATGAATTTACAAAAGACAAAAGTTTCCAAAGTTGATGGACTTAATAAGATTCCATTATTTAGTGAATTACTTATGGATAGATGGTATCCAGTTAAAGAGGTATGGAATAAGTTACCTTGGAATAAAGAATCGCCAAATTGCCAGGTTTCAATTGTATATTTAGACGATGAAATGAGAATTGTGCAAGATATGTATGGGTCTATTTTTATTTATATAAGGCCTTCAATTTCCTTGTTGAATTCAAATACAATCTCTAATGATTAATTAAAACACTAAATAATAATTTTGTAATTTATAAAAAAAATCATTAAAAATTTATTTTAAAGATTAATTAATAAAAACACCTCACATCTTAAATACAAATAGGTTATGTTCATAATGAACTTTTTTATATTATGCTTAGAAATCAAGAAAAAAATTCAGTTGTTAGAGGAATATTCCTAATAGGAGGTTGGGGCTTAGGTCTAGACAGATTTTATGAAGGAGATAAAAAAGGTGGCTTTTTATCAATCATTGGTTGGAGTATCACATTTTTTAGCTTTATCTTTCTTAAATGTTCAGGTTATGAATATGTTGAGGGTGTGAAAAATTATTCAGATTATTCACCTAACCCTTTAATAGTATTACCTTTACTGGCAGGAGCATTTGGTGGCTTTCTAATAATTAAGAAGGCATTTAGATTAGCAAAGCAATTTGAGAATGCTGAATAATAATACCAGCGGGAAAATTCAAGATAATAATCCAGATCCTTTCAAATAAAATTTAAATAAAATAATTACTAAAAGGTTTACTATTGCTAATGCTACTAAACCATTTCTGTTTTTTACATCTAATTTCTTGACTAAATTAGAAAGATAAACGACTGGATTTTCTGGCTCTTTATTATCCAAATTTTATTTAAATATTAATTTGACAAGAAAATATCACAGTTTCATTTGAAGAATCAAAATTGTAAAGATGATTATCCAAAAAGAAATAAATAATTTCTAACCCATAATCCCAGCATTTCTTAAAAACGCTTTACCCATATTGCCAATTACAAAAAATAGAGACAAATTAATTAAAAGGATTATTAATAATGCCAACATTTTATAGTTTGGATTTGTTGAAATTCCATCAAATCCATTATTAAGAAATCTTTTAAAAAGTGATTTGTCAATTTTTGGATTTTGTTGCTCAGAATCAAGTTTTACTTTTTCTTCTGAAGAATCTTGACTACTTGCTTTCTCTAGAAATTCTGTAAATGCTTTAACATTTTCTTCTTTTTTAATCCCCTCATTAAGATCTTTATTGTCTTCATTCAAATTGGGAGACGATTCAATTGAATTATTTTCCTCAGGATTAAGTTTTGAATCTTCCAAATTAGTATTAAATGCTAGGAATATATTACACCATAAAAAAAACCACTCGATCAATTGAAGAGAGGGTTAGCTAAGGTTAAAGCTCTTACTAAAATAATAATTTATTTTAATTAAATTTGCGGTAGTAGCATAATGAAGTTTTAATTTAGATTAAATTCAAGGTGATTTTTTTTAGTACATATGTTAGATGCGAATACTAAAAAAGCATGTAAAGATGATCCCTCAATAAGAGAAATTAAAATTAGGAATATAGAACATGCTATTGAACAAGCCGAATTGATGATAAAAGAATCAAAAATGAGCCAAGAAGAATTAATCTTCTTAAAAAGAAAAAT
This window of the Prochlorococcus marinus XMU1410 genome carries:
- a CDS encoding MAPEG family protein, which encodes MQVAFAWSLCLSVGIVLLSIIPLTIGRVKAGYSVENMSAPRALFDELPSFGKRAVWCHQNCWESISLHAPACLLCLITLTDSNIAIIAALIHPIFRFLYIGAYVFNIPTARGLMWASGIFTTLLLYKEGLTQLI
- a CDS encoding PAP/fibrillin family protein → MESENDLLNLLLKSPNSERIQTIAEQLEIDHNFSFSKDRNDLQGVWELMWSSSNSPFLKYSPFIDNLQILDPFNLTGLNLLKPRGIKSIIGTGILIRLNYINEKKIGVKFTHAGVIGPKFGRKNIKAMKEINNEQLGWLEITFLSSNLRICRGDKGTLFVLRKINSSTLFNNFKEFIKIY
- a CDS encoding DUF1330 domain-containing protein, with translation MTKSYWLKKISIPNADLFLEYIRTVLPWIKSVGGVIVKRDLIQESTSNEWDGGQLGLVIEFESKFAAKKAFYSEVFQKYLKSRDLMELVTISTL
- a CDS encoding Nif11 family protein, coding for MSDKDLSNFLKKIEQLNQIAEQIKNNPSKKFSLSKCKNHDEVIKLTTEWGFDIGKRWGEY
- a CDS encoding pilus assembly protein encodes the protein MKEIGEIKSNIYKIAAVTDRGQRLNKLISPMYEEKANEMDELIDALKEFSFEISEKLLSGEWELIFSNVELFRSSPFFLAIENALNDEFKSNLFFKLHQLQVGSFGISTIGRIAQKIDFEKKEFISTFDTTIFGLTTIPILGWFKLLPTFGGRVITLASDLVLRNNLLDMNLQKTKVSKVDGLNKIPLFSELLMDRWYPVKEVWNKLPWNKESPNCQVSIVYLDDEMRIVQDMYGSIFIYIRPSISLLNSNTISND